The following coding sequences are from one Diachasmimorpha longicaudata isolate KC_UGA_2023 chromosome 6, iyDiaLong2, whole genome shotgun sequence window:
- the LOC135163896 gene encoding uncharacterized protein LOC135163896, which yields MLRLIVLGALATLVTAQFQPQPSGRILEPPIPQLCAQRSIHERYSGKGYYYSWAEPRTAGQEVDWISGRNFCRKRCMDLVSLETSAENEFIKSRLVQNNVKYIWTSGRLCDFKGCDRPDLQPLNINGWFWTAELQKLAPTTDRNQNDWSESGGIGKPQPDNREAIQGGAPENCLALLNQFYNDGVNWHDVACHHKKPWVCEENDSLLKYVRFTNPNMRV from the exons ATGTTACGATTAATCGTCCTCGGGGCCCTGGCGACCCTCGTCACAGCCCAATTCCAGCCGCAGCCCTCGGGCAGAATTCTCGAGCCCCCGATTCCACAACTGTGCGCCCAAA GAAGCATCCACGAACGCTACAGCGGCAAGGGTTATTACTATTCCTGGGCAGAGCCAAGGACGGCAGGGCAAGAAGTCGACTGGATATCAGGTAGAAATTTCTGCAGGAAACGTTGTATGGATCTCGTTTCCCTCGAGACCTCCGCCGAGAACGAATTCATCAAGAGTCGCCTGGTTCAGAACAACGTAAAGTACATCTGGACGTCGGGACGTCTTTGCGACTTCAAGGGATGTGACAGGCCCGACCTCCAACCCCTAAATATCAACGGATGGTTTTGGACAGCTGAGCTGCAGAAACTCGCCCCAACCACCGATCGCAACCAGAACGATTGGTCGGAGAGCGGTGGTATTGGTAAACCTCAGCCTGATAATCGCGAGGCCATTCAGGGAGGAGCTCCTGAGAACTGTCTAGCTCTACTCAATCAATTCTATAACGATGGAGTTAACTGGCACGACGTAGCTTGTCACCACAAGAAACCGTGGGTCTG